From a single Amphiprion ocellaris isolate individual 3 ecotype Okinawa chromosome 18, ASM2253959v1, whole genome shotgun sequence genomic region:
- the mrpl27 gene encoding 39S ribosomal protein L27, mitochondrial, with product MAALASLMLKTRAGLLVTGQCSLLDSVRFASKKAGGSSKNLGGKSPGRRFGFKKQDGHFVHAGNILATQRFMRYHPGAHVGMGTNKTLFALEDGYVRFTKEVYIPPPRSPEATQVITKLPQGAVLYSTFINILPVKQKVQFRLVDMV from the exons ATGGCAGCGCTAGCGTCCTTGATGCTTAAGACCAGAGCAG GTCTGCTGGTAACTGGTCAATGCTCTCTGCTGGACTCCGTGAGATTTGCATCTAAGAAGGCTGGTGGTAGTAGCAAGAACCTTGGAGGAAAGAGCCCTGGTCGAAGATTTGGCTTCAAGAAACAGGATG gtcattttgtccATGCTGGTAACATCCTTGCAACACAGAGGTTTATGAGGTATCATCCAGGAGCACAT GTGGGGATGGGAACCAACAAGACACTCTTTGCTCTGGAGGACGGTTATGTGCGATTCACCAAGGAAGTCTACATTCCACCACCCCGAAGCCCTGAGGCCACTCAGGTCATCACCAAGCTACCACAAGGAGCTGTGCTCTACAGTACCTTCATCAACATCCTGCCAGTAAAACAGAAAGTCCAATTCAGACTGGTGGACATGGTGTAA